One Buteo buteo chromosome 5, bButBut1.hap1.1, whole genome shotgun sequence DNA window includes the following coding sequences:
- the ARHGEF10L gene encoding rho guanine nucleotide exchange factor 10-like protein isoform X11: MWKKRPSPHRDAALARSPSSSSAASASGDSEEEDTGFLEVTVSDMKHPPPELGPMPEGLSPQQVVRRHILGSIVQSERSYVDSLKRILQDYRNPLMEMEPKVLSARKCQVVFFRLKEILQCHSMFQIALASRVAEWDSAEKIGDLFVASFSKSMVLDVYSDYVNNFTTAMSLIKKACLTKPAFLDFLKKRQMASTDRVTLYGLMVKPIQRFPQFILLLQDMLKNTPKGHADRLSLQLALTELETLAEKLNEQKRLADQVAEIQQLSKSISDRSSLNKLLSSGQRQLLLCETLTETVYGDRGQLIKSKERKVFLLNDMLVCANINFKPVNPGGQLEISSLVPLGPKYVVKWSTALPQVQVVEVGQESGAYDKDNVVIHNAGAKKHAPAGQASHNKVYLGPPRLFQELQDLQKDLAVVEQITLLISTLHGTYQNLNMTVAQDWCLALQRMMKVKEEEIHSANKCRLRLLLPGKPDKSGRPISVMVVFITPNPLSKISWVNRLHLAKIGLREENQPGWLCPDEDKKSKAPFWCPILSCHMPAFSSKALDLQLGAAVHNPVQSSLLGFSAVSTSLPQGYLWVGGGQEGAGGQVEIFSLNRAVPRTVKSFPVASPVLCMEYIPEAGEGEPAGTQEPRATTEQPPASPHPTVCLGLRDGSIAVYGSVDTGTQCLLTCKSPGMQPVLCLRHSPEYLFAGLQDGTVAAYPRRNGGLWDPTEQPTRLAVGTGPVRALLTLDETLWASCANQVTVLDATGLCAQQTFEAHPDAEASVTHMIKAGSGVWMAFSSGSSIRLFHTETLEHLQEINIATRTTFVLPGQKHVRVTSLLICQGSLWVGTDQGIIVLLPVPRLEGIPKITGKGIVSLNGHGGPVEFLAVALSTLAPDVLKGDQEEDEEGEEEKAPELDGPPPREMRKKGILLQYRLRSTSHLPGQLLSVREAPIGGTPAHTEEDGSIYEMADDPDVWVRSRPCARDTPRKEISSVAIVSGGRGYRNFNAESPRRGSDADSTLLIWQVPLML, encoded by the exons ATGTGGAAGAAGCGGCCGTCCCCGCATCGCGATGCCGCCTTGGCTCGctcgccttcctcctcctcagctgcttCAGCCTCGG gagACTCGGAGGAGGAGGACACGGGTTTCCTGGAGGTCACCGTCTCCGACATGAAGCACCCGCCACCAGAGCTGGGCCCCATGCCCGAGGGGCTGAGCCCGCAGCAG GTGGTACGGCGGCACATCCTGGGCTCCATCGTGCAGAGCGAGCGGAGCTACGTGGACTCCCTGAAACGCATCCTGCAG GATTACAGGAACCCGCTGATGGAGATGGAGCCGAAGGTGCTGAGCGCTAGGAAGTGCCAGGTGGTGTTTTTTCGCCTGAAGGAGATCCTGCAGTGCCACTCCATGTTCCAGATCGCCCTCGCCTCCCGCGTGGCCGAGTGGGACTCGGCGGAGAAGATCGGGGACCTTTTCGTGGCCTCG tTCTCCAAGTCTATGGTACTGGATGTCTACAGCGACTACGTCAACAACTTCACCACTGCCATGTCCCTTATCAAGAAGGCTTGTCTCACCAAACCCGCCTTCCTTGACTTCCTCAAG AAGAGGCAGATGGCCAGCACCGACCGGGTCACGCTCTACGGGCTGATGGTGAAACCCATCCAGAGGTTCCCCCAGTTCATCCTGCTCTTGCAG gaCATGCTGAAAAACACCCCAAAGGGCCACGCGGACCGCCTGTCCCTCCAGCTGGCCCTCACCGAGCTGGAGACGTTGGCAGAGAAGCTCAACGAGCAGAAGCGCTTGGCCGACCAAGTCGCCGAAATCCAGCAGCTCAGCAAGAGCATCAGTGACCGCAGCAGCCTCAACAAG CTGCTGAGCTCAGGGCAGcggcagctcctgctctgcgAGACGCTGACGGAGACGGTGTACGGCGACCGGGGGCAGCTCATCAAGTCGAAGGAGCGGAAGGTTTTCCTGCTCAACGACATGCTGGTGTGCGCCAACATCAACTTCAA gCCAGTGAACCCAGG AGGCCAGCTGGAAATTAGCAGCCTGGTGCCCCTCGGTCCCAAATATGTGGTGAAGTGGAGCACGGCCCTCCCGCAGGTGCAGGTGGTGGAGGTGGGGCAGGAGAGCGGTGCCTATGACAAAGACAACGTCGTCATCCACAACGCTGGTGCCAAGAAACACGCGCCGGCTGGGCAGGCTTCGCACA ATAAAGTCTACCTGGGGCCACCACGGCTcttccaggagctgcaggaccTGCAGAAGGACCTGGCGGTGGTGGAGCAGATCACCCTTCTCATCAGCACGTTGCATGGCACCTACCAG AACCTGAACATGACAGTGGCCCAGGACTGGTGCTTGGCCCTGCAGAGGATGATgaaggtgaaggaggaggagatccACTCTGCCAACAAGTGCCGCCTCCgtctcctgctgcctgggaagCCAGACAA GTCTGGCCGCCCCATCAGCGTCATGGTGGTCTTCATCACTCCAAACCCCCTGAGCAAGATCTCCTGGGTGAACCGCCTGCACTTGGCCAAGATAGGACTGC GGGAGGAGAACCAGCCGGGCTGGCTCTGTCCCGACGAAGACAAGAAGAGCAAAGCTCCTTTCTGGTGCCCTATCCTCTCCTGCCACAtgcctgccttctcctccaAAGCCCTTGATCTGCAG CTCGGCGCCGCGGTGCACAACCCGGTGCAGTCCTCGCTGCTGGGCTTCTCCGCCGTCAGCACCTCGCTGCCGCAGGGCTACCTCTGG GTTGGGGGGGGCCAGGAAGGCGCAGGGGGGCAGGTGGAGATCTTCTCCCTCAACCGCGCTGTGCCGCGGACGGTCAAATCCTTCCCGGTGGCTTCGCCGGTGCTGTGCATGGAGTATATCCCCGAGGCGGGTGAGGGGGAACCGGCAGGCACCCAGGAACCCCGGGCGACCACCGAACAGCCCCCAGCGTCCCCGCATCCCACCGTGTGCTTGGGGTTACGGGATGGCAG CATCGCGGTCTACGGCAGCGTGGACACGGGGACGCAGTGCTTGTTGACCTGCAAAAGCCCAGGCATGCAACCTGTCCTCTGCTTGAGGCACAGCCCCGAGTACCTGTTTGCAGGGTTGCAGGATGGGACCGTGGCCGCCTACCCCAGGAGGAACG GGGGGCTGTGGGACCCGACAGAGCAGCCCACCCGTCTGGCCGTGGGTACCGGTCCTGTGCGAGCGCTCCTGACGCTGGATGAGACCCTCTGGGCCAGCTGTGCCAACCAAGTCACCGTCCTCGATGCCACCGGCCTCTGCGCCCAG CAAACCTTCGAGGCCCACCCGGACGCGGAGGCCAGTGTCACGCACATGATCAAGGCGGGCAGTGGGGTCTGGATGGCCTTTTCCTCGGGCTCCTCCATCCGCCTTTTCCACACTGAGACACTGGAGCACCTGCAGGAGATCAACATTGCCACTAGGACCACCTTCGTCCTCCCAG GTCAAAAACACGTCCGTGTCACCAGCCTCCTTATCTGCCAGGGTTCGCTCTGGGTGGGCACTGACCAGGGCATCATCGTGCTGCTGCCCGTGCCCCGCTTGGAGGGCATCCCCAAAATCACCG gaaAAGGCATCGTGTCCCTCAACGGGCATGGTGGCCCTGTGGAGTTTTTGGCGGTGGCATTGAGCACCCTGGCACCTGATGTGCTGAAGGGTGAccaggaggaggacgaggagggtGAGGAAGAGAAAGCCCCTGAACTGGATGGCCCCCCGCCTcgggaaatgagaaaaaaagggattttgttACAATATCGCCTCCGATCCACCTCCCACCTCCCCGGGCAGCTGCTGTCGGTGCGGGAAGCGCCGATCGGCGGCACGCCGGCACACACCGAGGAGGACGGCTCCATCTATGAGATGGCCGACGACCCTGACGTCTGGGTGCGGAGCCGACCCTGCGCCCGTGACACCCCACGCAAGGAGATCTCCTCCGTGGCCATCGTTTCGGGAGGTCGGGGTTACCGTAACTTCAATGCCGAATCGCCACGCCGGGGCAGCGATGCCGACAGCACCCTGCTCATCTGGCAGGTCCCATTAATGCTATAG
- the ARHGEF10L gene encoding rho guanine nucleotide exchange factor 10-like protein isoform X12, with amino-acid sequence MWKKRPSPHRDAALARSPSSSSAASASGDSEEEDTGFLEVTVSDMKHPPPELGPMPEGLSPQQVVRRHILGSIVQSERSYVDSLKRILQDYRNPLMEMEPKVLSARKCQVVFFRLKEILQCHSMFQIALASRVAEWDSAEKIGDLFVASFSKSMVLDVYSDYVNNFTTAMSLIKKACLTKPAFLDFLKKRQMASTDRVTLYGLMVKPIQRFPQFILLLQDMLKNTPKGHADRLSLQLALTELETLAEKLNEQKRLADQVAEIQQLSKSISDRSSLNKLLSSGQRQLLLCETLTETVYGDRGQLIKSKERKVFLLNDMLVCANINFKGQLEISSLVPLGPKYVVKWSTALPQVQVVEVGQESGAYDKDNVVIHNAGAKKHAPAGQASHNKVYLGPPRLFQELQDLQKDLAVVEQITLLISTLHGTYQNLNMTVAQDWCLALQRMMKVKEEEIHSANKCRLRLLLPGKPDKSGRPISVMVVFITPNPLSKISWVNRLHLAKIGLREENQPGWLCPDEDKKSKAPFWCPILSCHMPAFSSKALDLQLGAAVHNPVQSSLLGFSAVSTSLPQGYLWVGGGQEGAGGQVEIFSLNRAVPRTVKSFPVASPVLCMEYIPEAGEGEPAGTQEPRATTEQPPASPHPTVCLGLRDGSIAVYGSVDTGTQCLLTCKSPGMQPVLCLRHSPEYLFAGLQDGTVAAYPRRNGGLWDPTEQPTRLAVGTGPVRALLTLDETLWASCANQVTVLDATGLCAQQTFEAHPDAEASVTHMIKAGSGVWMAFSSGSSIRLFHTETLEHLQEINIATRTTFVLPGQKHVRVTSLLICQGSLWVGTDQGIIVLLPVPRLEGIPKITGKGIVSLNGHGGPVEFLAVALSTLAPDVLKGDQEEDEEGEEEKAPELDGPPPREMRKKGILLQYRLRSTSHLPGQLLSVREAPIGGTPAHTEEDGSIYEMADDPDVWVRSRPCARDTPRKEISSVAIVSGGRGYRNFNAESPRRGSDADSTLLIWQVPLML; translated from the exons ATGTGGAAGAAGCGGCCGTCCCCGCATCGCGATGCCGCCTTGGCTCGctcgccttcctcctcctcagctgcttCAGCCTCGG gagACTCGGAGGAGGAGGACACGGGTTTCCTGGAGGTCACCGTCTCCGACATGAAGCACCCGCCACCAGAGCTGGGCCCCATGCCCGAGGGGCTGAGCCCGCAGCAG GTGGTACGGCGGCACATCCTGGGCTCCATCGTGCAGAGCGAGCGGAGCTACGTGGACTCCCTGAAACGCATCCTGCAG GATTACAGGAACCCGCTGATGGAGATGGAGCCGAAGGTGCTGAGCGCTAGGAAGTGCCAGGTGGTGTTTTTTCGCCTGAAGGAGATCCTGCAGTGCCACTCCATGTTCCAGATCGCCCTCGCCTCCCGCGTGGCCGAGTGGGACTCGGCGGAGAAGATCGGGGACCTTTTCGTGGCCTCG tTCTCCAAGTCTATGGTACTGGATGTCTACAGCGACTACGTCAACAACTTCACCACTGCCATGTCCCTTATCAAGAAGGCTTGTCTCACCAAACCCGCCTTCCTTGACTTCCTCAAG AAGAGGCAGATGGCCAGCACCGACCGGGTCACGCTCTACGGGCTGATGGTGAAACCCATCCAGAGGTTCCCCCAGTTCATCCTGCTCTTGCAG gaCATGCTGAAAAACACCCCAAAGGGCCACGCGGACCGCCTGTCCCTCCAGCTGGCCCTCACCGAGCTGGAGACGTTGGCAGAGAAGCTCAACGAGCAGAAGCGCTTGGCCGACCAAGTCGCCGAAATCCAGCAGCTCAGCAAGAGCATCAGTGACCGCAGCAGCCTCAACAAG CTGCTGAGCTCAGGGCAGcggcagctcctgctctgcgAGACGCTGACGGAGACGGTGTACGGCGACCGGGGGCAGCTCATCAAGTCGAAGGAGCGGAAGGTTTTCCTGCTCAACGACATGCTGGTGTGCGCCAACATCAACTTCAA AGGCCAGCTGGAAATTAGCAGCCTGGTGCCCCTCGGTCCCAAATATGTGGTGAAGTGGAGCACGGCCCTCCCGCAGGTGCAGGTGGTGGAGGTGGGGCAGGAGAGCGGTGCCTATGACAAAGACAACGTCGTCATCCACAACGCTGGTGCCAAGAAACACGCGCCGGCTGGGCAGGCTTCGCACA ATAAAGTCTACCTGGGGCCACCACGGCTcttccaggagctgcaggaccTGCAGAAGGACCTGGCGGTGGTGGAGCAGATCACCCTTCTCATCAGCACGTTGCATGGCACCTACCAG AACCTGAACATGACAGTGGCCCAGGACTGGTGCTTGGCCCTGCAGAGGATGATgaaggtgaaggaggaggagatccACTCTGCCAACAAGTGCCGCCTCCgtctcctgctgcctgggaagCCAGACAA GTCTGGCCGCCCCATCAGCGTCATGGTGGTCTTCATCACTCCAAACCCCCTGAGCAAGATCTCCTGGGTGAACCGCCTGCACTTGGCCAAGATAGGACTGC GGGAGGAGAACCAGCCGGGCTGGCTCTGTCCCGACGAAGACAAGAAGAGCAAAGCTCCTTTCTGGTGCCCTATCCTCTCCTGCCACAtgcctgccttctcctccaAAGCCCTTGATCTGCAG CTCGGCGCCGCGGTGCACAACCCGGTGCAGTCCTCGCTGCTGGGCTTCTCCGCCGTCAGCACCTCGCTGCCGCAGGGCTACCTCTGG GTTGGGGGGGGCCAGGAAGGCGCAGGGGGGCAGGTGGAGATCTTCTCCCTCAACCGCGCTGTGCCGCGGACGGTCAAATCCTTCCCGGTGGCTTCGCCGGTGCTGTGCATGGAGTATATCCCCGAGGCGGGTGAGGGGGAACCGGCAGGCACCCAGGAACCCCGGGCGACCACCGAACAGCCCCCAGCGTCCCCGCATCCCACCGTGTGCTTGGGGTTACGGGATGGCAG CATCGCGGTCTACGGCAGCGTGGACACGGGGACGCAGTGCTTGTTGACCTGCAAAAGCCCAGGCATGCAACCTGTCCTCTGCTTGAGGCACAGCCCCGAGTACCTGTTTGCAGGGTTGCAGGATGGGACCGTGGCCGCCTACCCCAGGAGGAACG GGGGGCTGTGGGACCCGACAGAGCAGCCCACCCGTCTGGCCGTGGGTACCGGTCCTGTGCGAGCGCTCCTGACGCTGGATGAGACCCTCTGGGCCAGCTGTGCCAACCAAGTCACCGTCCTCGATGCCACCGGCCTCTGCGCCCAG CAAACCTTCGAGGCCCACCCGGACGCGGAGGCCAGTGTCACGCACATGATCAAGGCGGGCAGTGGGGTCTGGATGGCCTTTTCCTCGGGCTCCTCCATCCGCCTTTTCCACACTGAGACACTGGAGCACCTGCAGGAGATCAACATTGCCACTAGGACCACCTTCGTCCTCCCAG GTCAAAAACACGTCCGTGTCACCAGCCTCCTTATCTGCCAGGGTTCGCTCTGGGTGGGCACTGACCAGGGCATCATCGTGCTGCTGCCCGTGCCCCGCTTGGAGGGCATCCCCAAAATCACCG gaaAAGGCATCGTGTCCCTCAACGGGCATGGTGGCCCTGTGGAGTTTTTGGCGGTGGCATTGAGCACCCTGGCACCTGATGTGCTGAAGGGTGAccaggaggaggacgaggagggtGAGGAAGAGAAAGCCCCTGAACTGGATGGCCCCCCGCCTcgggaaatgagaaaaaaagggattttgttACAATATCGCCTCCGATCCACCTCCCACCTCCCCGGGCAGCTGCTGTCGGTGCGGGAAGCGCCGATCGGCGGCACGCCGGCACACACCGAGGAGGACGGCTCCATCTATGAGATGGCCGACGACCCTGACGTCTGGGTGCGGAGCCGACCCTGCGCCCGTGACACCCCACGCAAGGAGATCTCCTCCGTGGCCATCGTTTCGGGAGGTCGGGGTTACCGTAACTTCAATGCCGAATCGCCACGCCGGGGCAGCGATGCCGACAGCACCCTGCTCATCTGGCAGGTCCCATTAATGCTATAG